In the Streptomyces sp. NBC_00193 genome, GCGACAAGCCCGTCGCCTGGGTGAACGCGGCGGCCCCGGGACGCGGCGAGGGCGCGGAGGCCACCCTGCGGACCGTCCTCGGCTACACCGGCGCCGACATCAGGGCCGAGGCGTGCGCCCGGATCCCCGTGGACCGCAGCAAGCTCGCCGCGGACGGCACCATCACCGACGAGTCCGTACGCACCCGACTCACTCACATCCTCACCCTGCTGGCGGACCAGGGCTAGGGCCCGTCTTGCGGGATTACGGTTTGTGGGTGATCCAGAGCAGTTCCGCCGGCCAGTGGTGTGCCCAGTCGGGTGGGTCGGTTTCGTTGTAGCCGTTGGGGGTTCCGCGTTCGGGCCGGGGCTCGATGAGGTCGTCGATGACGAGGCCCGCGCCGCGCAGGACCCTGACCCAGTCGCCGTAGGTGAGCTGGTAGCTGGTCGCGCCCTCGTCCTCGGCGATGGTGTTCAGGCCGAAGTAGTCCTTCTGCAGCGTCGTGGTCACGCGGCCGGCGGCTTCGTCGTAGCACGCTTCGAACCACGGACTGGCGACGTTGAACACCAGGCGCCCGCCTCGGCGCAGGACGCGCGCGGCCTGCGGGACGGCCAGGTGCGGGGACGCCCAGCTGAGCCCACCGAAGTCGCAGAACACCAGGTCGAAGCTGTCCGCGGCGAAGGGAAGCTGTTCGGCGGCGCCTTGCACGAGCGGGTAGCGGGCCGCTCCCATCGCGTCGGCCGCTGCGGCGAGCTGGGCTTCGGAGAGGTCGAACCCGACCACGGAGGCGCCCTCGGCGGCGAGCGCCCTGGACCACTGGCCGGCGCCGCAGCCGAGTTCGAGGACGCGCT is a window encoding:
- a CDS encoding class I SAM-dependent methyltransferase — its product is MDSIPANRRFWNRISSAYQHEHDPHIGAAPRLWGMYSIPDAHLHALGDVTGKRVLELGCGAGQWSRALAAEGASVVGFDLSEAQLAAAADAMGAARYPLVQGAAEQLPFAADSFDLVFCDFGGLSWASPHLAVPQAARVLRRGGRLVFNVASPWFEACYDEAAGRVTTTLQKDYFGLNTIAEDEGATSYQLTYGDWVRVLRGAGLVIDDLIEPRPERGTPNGYNETDPPDWAHHWPAELLWITHKP